The following proteins come from a genomic window of Meles meles chromosome 1, mMelMel3.1 paternal haplotype, whole genome shotgun sequence:
- the RABGGTB gene encoding geranylgeranyl transferase type-2 subunit beta yields the protein MRRRVPPKSAQERSKVLFSVSDMGTPQKDVIIKSDAPDTLLLEKHADYIASYGSKKDDYEYCMSEYLRMSGIYWGLTVMDLMGQLHRMNREEILTFIKSCQHECGGISASIGHDPHLLYTLSAVQILTLYDSINVIDVNKVVEYVQSLQKEDGSFSGDIWGEIDTRFSFCAVATLALLGKLDAINVEKAVEFVLSCMNFDGGFGCRPGSESHAGQIYCCTGFLAITSQLHQVNSDLLGWWLCERQLPSGGLNGRPEKLPDVCYSWWVLASLKIIGRLHWIDREKLRSFILACQDEETGGFADRPGDMVDPFHTLFGIAGLSLLGEEQIKPVSPVFCMPEEVLRRVNVQPELVS from the exons ATGCGCAGGCGCGTGCCGCCTAAATCTGCCCAGGAACGGAGTAaagttctcttttctgtctcagaCATG ggGACACCGCAGAAGGATGTTATTATCAAGTCAGATGCACCCGACACGCTATTGTTAGAGAAGCATGCAGATTATATCGCGTCCTATGGCTCTAAGAAAGATGATTAT GAATACTGTATGTCTGAGTATTTGAGAATGAGTGGTATCTATTGGGGTCTGACTGTAATGGATCTCATGGGACAACTACATCGGATGAACAGAGAAGAAATTCTGACATTTATTAAGTCATGTCAACATGAGTGTGGTGGAATAAGTGCCAGTATTGGACATGACCCTCATCTTTTATACACTCTGAGTGCTGTCCAG aTTCTTACTCTCTATGATAGTATTAATGTTATTGATGTAAATAAAGTTGTGGAATATGTTCAGAGTCTACAGAAAGAAGATGGTTCTTTTTCTGGAGATATTTGGG gaGAAATTGATACAAGATTCTCTTTCTGTGCGGTGGCAACCTTGGCCCTGTTG GGGAAGCTAGATGCTATTAATGTGGAAAAGGCAGTCGAATTTGTTTTATCGTGTATGAACTTTGATGGTGGATTTGGTTGCAGGCCAGGTTCTGAATCCCATGCTGGGCAG ATCTATTGTTGCACAGGATTTCTGGCTATTACTAGCCAGTTGCATCAAGTAAATTCTGATTTACTCGGTTGGTGGCTTTGTGAACGACAGTTGCCATCAGGTGGACTCAATGGAAGGCCAGAGAAG tTACCAGATGTATGCTATTCATGGTGGGTGTTGGCTTCCCTAAAGATAATTGGAAGGCTTCATTGGATTGATAGAGAGAAACTTAGAAGTTTCATTTTAGCATGtcaagatgaagaaacaggagGATTTGCAGACCGACCAGGAGATATG gtagATCCTTTTCATACTTTAtttggaattgctggattgtcaCTTTTGGGAGAAGAACAGATAAAACCTGTTAGTCCTGTTTTTTGCATGCCTGAAGAAGTACTTCGGAGAGTGAATGTTCAGCCTGAACTAGTGAGCTAG